In Paenibacillus larvae subsp. larvae, the following proteins share a genomic window:
- a CDS encoding spore germination protein GerPE, with protein sequence MKRISCVTNILINNIDNSSTFICGDTGRIGAKSNVFALHREVPVFIEDEGNFSDYKVFSKKIPTIPLDENLEQEVLNLSPRIKVGQIKVNSISTSASFQVGSNHRMDLESRIVNIRQFVDAPPSLKRYKGVIIIPKPPVK encoded by the coding sequence ATGAAACGAATTTCATGTGTAACTAATATCCTCATAAATAATATAGATAACAGTTCCACATTCATTTGTGGGGATACTGGACGAATCGGGGCCAAGAGCAATGTATTTGCTTTACATCGTGAAGTTCCCGTTTTTATCGAAGATGAAGGAAATTTCTCGGACTATAAGGTTTTCTCCAAAAAGATTCCCACTATTCCTTTGGATGAAAATCTCGAGCAAGAGGTGCTGAATCTTTCCCCCCGCATTAAAGTGGGGCAAATCAAAGTTAACAGCATTTCAACTTCCGCTTCCTTTCAGGTGGGAAGCAACCATCGCATGGATTTGGAGAGCCGTATCGTAAATATCAGGCAGTTTGTGGATGCGCCTCCTTCTTTAAAAAGATACAAAGGTGTGATTATAATCCCAAAGCCGCCGGTTAAATAA
- the rpoD gene encoding RNA polymerase sigma factor RpoD codes for MANEDGKVETRLTLERAKEQLIESGKQHSSLTYKEIIEKLAPFDQEPEQIDEFFELLAELGIEVENETDDNPEPGNQTKGSLDEDDLTLPAGSLNDSVRMYLKEIGRVHLLTADDEIELAKRIMEGDEEAKQRLAEANLRLVVSIARRYVGRGMLFLDLIQEGNMGLMKAVEKFDYTKGYKFSTYATWWIRQAITRAIADQARTIRIPVHMVETINKLIRVSRQLLLELGREPTPEEIAKEMELSTDKVREIMKISQEPVSLETPIGEENDSNLGDFIEDQDALAPADAASYELLKEQLEHVLDTLTEREENVLRLRFGLEDGRSRTLEEVGKVFGVTRERIRQIEAKALRKLRHPSRSKRLKDFLD; via the coding sequence ATGGCGAATGAAGATGGGAAAGTAGAGACTAGACTTACGCTTGAAAGGGCGAAGGAACAATTAATCGAATCAGGAAAACAACACTCCTCGCTGACTTATAAAGAGATCATAGAGAAGCTCGCCCCTTTTGATCAAGAGCCGGAACAAATCGATGAATTTTTCGAATTGCTTGCCGAGCTTGGCATTGAAGTGGAAAATGAAACAGATGATAATCCTGAACCCGGGAACCAAACAAAAGGTTCTTTGGACGAGGATGATCTGACGCTGCCGGCAGGTAGTCTCAATGATTCCGTACGGATGTACTTAAAAGAGATTGGACGTGTTCACCTTCTTACAGCCGATGATGAAATCGAACTTGCCAAACGGATTATGGAAGGTGACGAGGAAGCGAAACAGAGATTAGCTGAGGCCAACCTGCGCCTAGTTGTCAGCATAGCCAGGCGGTATGTGGGACGCGGTATGCTGTTCCTGGATCTGATTCAAGAAGGTAACATGGGACTAATGAAAGCAGTAGAGAAATTTGACTATACTAAGGGATATAAGTTCAGTACCTATGCAACCTGGTGGATTCGGCAAGCGATTACGCGTGCCATTGCAGACCAGGCCAGAACGATTCGAATCCCGGTTCATATGGTAGAAACCATCAATAAACTGATCCGCGTTTCCAGACAACTCCTCCTAGAACTCGGGCGCGAACCAACCCCTGAAGAAATTGCCAAGGAAATGGAACTCTCCACAGATAAAGTGAGAGAAATCATGAAAATTTCCCAGGAGCCGGTTTCACTTGAAACACCGATCGGGGAAGAAAATGACTCCAATCTTGGAGATTTTATCGAAGATCAGGACGCATTGGCTCCGGCGGACGCTGCTTCATACGAATTGTTAAAAGAACAGCTGGAGCACGTCTTGGATACATTAACCGAACGGGAGGAGAACGTATTACGCCTCCGGTTTGGGCTTGAAGATGGGCGTTCGCGCACGCTTGAAGAAGTGGGAAAAGTGTTCGGTGTTACCCGTGAACGGATCAGGCAGATTGAGGCGAAAGCCCTTCGGAAACTAAGACACCCAAGCAGAAGTAAGAGATTAAAGGACTTTTTAGACTAA
- a CDS encoding phosphatase PAP2 family protein, translated as MLYSPLNPGAGRGGQALISLTVSHLLAVGLKRKFKRIRPYLALEQVNTAKTMLKDPSFPSGHTTAIFSIITPFLFMTGWFSLVLLVLAILVGMSRVYLGHHYPSDCLVGSFLGTVSALLVVMMTGWW; from the coding sequence TTGCTCTATTCGCCCCTGAATCCTGGAGCAGGGCGGGGGGGGCAGGCCCTGATTTCTCTAACGGTAAGTCATCTTCTCGCTGTTGGATTAAAGAGAAAGTTTAAGCGTATCCGGCCTTATCTTGCTTTAGAACAAGTGAATACGGCCAAGACAATGCTTAAGGACCCGTCTTTCCCTTCCGGACATACTACAGCTATTTTTTCTATTATCACGCCCTTTCTGTTTATGACTGGCTGGTTTTCCCTGGTACTTCTCGTTCTAGCCATTTTGGTGGGCATGTCCAGGGTGTACTTGGGGCATCACTATCCTTCGGATTGTTTGGTAGGCTCTTTCCTTGGTACAGTAAGTGCGCTGCTGGTTGTTATGATGACTGGATGGTGGTAA
- a CDS encoding M4 family metallopeptidase, whose product MKKTLVTILAGAFLVGTSLSAGAAGVAGAEDPNRELAPKTIVGENWNPPSGASEEEAIWKYLSNKEEKLDISKEEIKDQLKIVKKEKDSKSGTSHYKLKQYIQGIPVYGADQTVHFNKEGEITSLIGSVLPSDYQNLLPSGTKPQISPTEAIQAAEKDAEKQIGKLGKPEAAPKADLNVYLDKGKAFLVYVTEVNVLEPQALRTRYFINAQDGSIVSKYSLLDHATGTGTGVLGDKKSFITTKSGSTFQLSDTTRGNGIKTYSASNRYTLPGLLLTNTNNDNWTDGAAVDAHTYAETVYDFYKNKFNRNSLDGKGLQIKSTVHYGVKYNNAFWNGQQIVFGDGDGKTFIPFSGDLDVVGHELTHGVTEHTANLEYENESGALNESISDIIGNAIKGKGWLIGEDVYTPNIPEDALRSLEDPTLYGQPDHYSNRYKGPSDNGGVHTNSGINNKAYYLLAQGGTHKGITIDGIGRDNAVNIYYHALVYYLTPNSNFSAMRAAAIQSATDLFGADSSEVDSVNKAYDAVGVK is encoded by the coding sequence ATGAAGAAGACACTGGTAACTATTCTGGCAGGAGCATTTTTGGTAGGAACGTCATTGTCCGCAGGGGCAGCAGGAGTAGCAGGAGCAGAAGACCCTAACCGTGAACTTGCCCCCAAAACTATTGTAGGCGAGAATTGGAATCCGCCGTCCGGTGCTTCTGAAGAAGAAGCTATCTGGAAGTACCTGTCCAACAAAGAAGAAAAATTGGATATCAGTAAGGAAGAAATTAAAGACCAGCTAAAGATTGTCAAGAAGGAAAAAGATTCAAAATCGGGAACATCGCATTACAAGCTCAAACAATATATCCAAGGCATTCCGGTTTATGGAGCTGACCAGACCGTCCACTTTAATAAAGAAGGAGAGATTACCTCCCTGATCGGAAGCGTACTCCCGAGTGATTATCAGAACCTGCTGCCAAGCGGGACTAAACCCCAAATAAGCCCCACAGAAGCCATCCAGGCTGCCGAAAAAGATGCGGAGAAGCAAATCGGAAAGCTCGGTAAACCTGAAGCAGCTCCCAAAGCTGACTTGAATGTTTACCTAGATAAAGGGAAAGCCTTCCTGGTATACGTTACAGAGGTCAATGTACTCGAGCCTCAAGCGCTGCGTACCCGCTATTTTATTAATGCCCAGGATGGAAGTATTGTAAGCAAATACAGTTTGCTTGATCACGCCACAGGCACAGGAACCGGTGTACTGGGTGACAAAAAATCGTTTATTACCACAAAATCCGGTTCTACCTTCCAGTTAAGCGATACTACTCGCGGAAACGGCATCAAAACGTACTCCGCCTCCAACCGCTATACTCTTCCCGGACTTCTTTTAACCAATACTAACAATGATAATTGGACAGATGGGGCTGCTGTGGACGCACACACCTATGCCGAAACCGTCTATGACTTCTATAAAAATAAATTCAACCGCAACAGCCTGGACGGCAAGGGGCTGCAAATCAAGTCCACTGTTCACTATGGCGTTAAATACAATAATGCCTTCTGGAACGGGCAGCAAATCGTATTCGGAGACGGTGATGGAAAAACCTTTATTCCCTTCTCCGGAGACCTGGATGTGGTAGGCCATGAATTGACTCACGGAGTTACAGAACATACGGCCAATTTGGAATATGAGAACGAATCCGGAGCATTGAATGAATCCATTTCGGATATTATCGGCAATGCGATCAAAGGCAAAGGATGGCTTATTGGAGAAGACGTGTATACGCCGAATATTCCGGAGGATGCTCTCCGTTCCTTAGAGGACCCAACACTTTATGGTCAGCCGGACCATTACAGCAATCGTTACAAAGGACCTTCGGATAATGGCGGCGTTCACACTAATAGCGGAATTAACAATAAAGCCTACTATCTGCTCGCTCAAGGAGGAACTCATAAAGGTATAACTATCGATGGCATCGGGCGGGATAATGCGGTGAATATCTACTACCATGCACTTGTTTACTATTTAACTCCCAATTCAAATTTCTCGGCTATGAGGGCCGCTGCTATCCAGTCTGCAACGGATTTGTTCGGAGCTGATTCCAGTGAAGTCGATTCCGTGAATAAAGCTTATGACGCCGTTGGAGTCAAATAA
- a CDS encoding thiamine pyrophosphate-dependent enzyme — protein sequence MGTCLASPERRHILIIGDGSFLLNAQELSTLMKHKLKPVIILINNNGYTVERAIHGADQAYNDIYMWQYHRLPEVLGVQNDCVSIRIQNEKELDDALVQAKNSNKLMFLEVRMDAMDAPELLVDLGKMFAAQNDY from the coding sequence CTGGGCACTTGCCTGGCTTCGCCCGAACGCCGTCACATTCTTATAATTGGGGACGGCTCCTTCCTATTGAATGCTCAAGAGCTATCGACATTGATGAAGCATAAGCTGAAACCTGTTATTATCCTAATTAACAATAACGGATATACGGTTGAACGTGCTATCCATGGTGCAGATCAGGCTTATAACGATATTTACATGTGGCAATATCACCGCCTTCCCGAAGTTTTGGGCGTGCAAAACGACTGTGTAAGTATCCGGATTCAGAATGAAAAAGAACTGGATGACGCCTTGGTCCAAGCGAAAAATTCGAATAAGCTGATGTTTTTGGAAGTTCGAATGGATGCCATGGATGCACCTGAACTGCTTGTTGACCTGGGCAAAATGTTCGCCGCCCAAAATGATTATTAA
- the treC gene encoding alpha,alpha-phosphotrehalase encodes MKQEWWKKSVIYQIYPKSFKDTNGDGIGDLQGIIDKLDYLKELGVEVIWLTPIYESPQKDNGYDISDYYRIQPEYGTMETFEELLRQAHLRGIKIIMDIVVNHTSTDHAWFIEASSSKDSPLRDYYIWKNPADGGVPNNWKSKFGGSAWAFDERTGQYYLHLFDESQADLNWENPELRERIYDMMRFWLDKGVDGFRLDVINLLSKDQRYPNDTLEKATDDGRKYYTDGPRIHEYLKEMNERVFSRYPNLLTVGEMSSTSIEHCIRYTNPEEKELSMVFNFHHLKVDYPEGKKWVAAEFDFLQLKRILSEWQQGMQAGDGWNALFWCNHDQPRVVSRFGNDGNYHRESAKMLATTLHLMQGTPYIYQGEEIGMTNPYFSNIDDYRDVESINAYRLLIKQGVKETEVMAALQQKSRDNSRTPMQWDDTEQGGFTNGEPWIKLAPSFSSVNVKNELNDPDSIFHHYRNLIQLRKEYDIIAYGDYNLLLADHPELFAYVRSFGKERLLVVSNFSSRTTSFTPPEGLDAGKETTLLISNYPDTNEYLSEFVLRPYESAAYYCRD; translated from the coding sequence ATGAAACAAGAATGGTGGAAGAAATCCGTTATTTATCAGATCTATCCCAAAAGTTTCAAAGATACAAATGGTGATGGAATTGGTGATTTGCAGGGAATTATCGACAAGTTGGACTATTTGAAAGAACTGGGTGTTGAGGTGATTTGGCTTACTCCCATCTATGAATCTCCGCAGAAAGATAACGGATATGATATTAGTGATTATTATCGTATTCAACCTGAATACGGAACAATGGAAACCTTTGAAGAACTCCTCAGACAAGCTCATCTTAGAGGAATCAAAATCATCATGGATATTGTCGTAAACCACACTTCAACGGATCATGCCTGGTTTATTGAAGCGTCCAGCAGTAAAGACAGTCCTCTCCGGGACTACTATATCTGGAAAAACCCGGCAGACGGCGGAGTCCCTAATAACTGGAAGTCTAAATTTGGCGGCAGTGCCTGGGCATTCGATGAACGTACAGGGCAATATTACCTGCATTTGTTCGATGAGTCCCAAGCTGATTTGAACTGGGAAAATCCGGAACTAAGAGAACGCATTTACGATATGATGCGATTCTGGCTGGACAAAGGGGTGGACGGATTCCGCCTGGATGTGATTAACCTTTTATCGAAAGACCAGCGTTATCCGAATGATACTCTGGAGAAGGCCACGGATGATGGCAGGAAGTATTATACGGACGGACCGCGTATACACGAATACTTAAAAGAGATGAATGAAAGGGTATTTTCCCGGTATCCGAATCTCTTAACAGTAGGAGAAATGTCCTCCACTTCTATAGAGCACTGTATCCGGTATACGAATCCGGAAGAAAAAGAACTGAGTATGGTATTCAATTTCCATCACTTGAAAGTAGATTACCCGGAAGGGAAGAAGTGGGTAGCCGCTGAGTTTGATTTCCTTCAATTAAAGCGGATTTTGAGCGAATGGCAGCAGGGCATGCAAGCAGGAGATGGATGGAATGCACTCTTCTGGTGTAACCATGACCAGCCGAGGGTTGTATCCCGATTCGGTAATGATGGGAATTATCATCGGGAGTCAGCGAAAATGCTGGCAACAACATTACACTTGATGCAGGGAACTCCATATATTTATCAAGGTGAAGAAATCGGAATGACAAACCCGTACTTCAGCAACATTGATGATTACCGGGATGTGGAATCTATTAATGCCTACCGTCTGCTCATAAAGCAGGGAGTTAAAGAAACGGAAGTCATGGCTGCGCTTCAACAAAAATCAAGAGACAATTCCCGCACACCTATGCAATGGGATGATACCGAGCAGGGAGGGTTTACAAATGGAGAACCTTGGATCAAGCTGGCTCCTTCGTTCTCATCCGTGAACGTTAAGAACGAGTTAAATGATCCGGACTCTATTTTTCATCATTACCGCAATTTGATTCAGCTGCGCAAAGAATATGATATTATTGCCTACGGCGACTACAATTTACTGCTTGCGGACCACCCTGAGCTTTTCGCTTATGTCCGAAGTTTTGGTAAAGAAAGGCTGCTGGTCGTAAGTAACTTTTCGAGCCGAACAACGTCATTTACTCCTCCTGAAGGATTGGATGCTGGAAAAGAGACAACATTGTTAATCAGTAATTATCCCGATACAAATGAATACTTAAGCGAGTTCGTTCTTCGTCCTTACGAATCGGCAGCTTATTATTGCAGAGACTGA
- the treP gene encoding PTS system trehalose-specific EIIBC component — protein sequence MAVNQQSVAKILEAVGGKDNIAAVTHCVTRLRFALQDESVINQKSLEINELVKGSFSSNGQFQVIIGPGIVEKVYAELLHQTGGERASKEDIKNVAAQKMNPLQRAIKTLADIFIPILPAIVTAGLLMGLHNILTGKGIFFADQSLIEVYNQWQGFAEIINLIANTSFVFLPGLIGWSAVKKFGGSQLLGIVLGLMLIHPDLLNAWSYGDAVANGTVPHWNLFGLQIEKIGYQGQVLPVLIAAFCLAKIEIFLNKRVPDSFKLLLVAPITLLLTGFLSFIVIGPLTFAIGNLITSAFVSIFEHASVVGGLIYGSLYPLLVVTGMHHAFLAVDLQLIASTGSTFLWPILALSNIAQGSAALAVMFISRDEKLKGMSITSAVSAYLGITEPAMFGVNLRLRYPFIAAMIGSATGAVCITAFKVQAASIGVGGLPGFLSIFPKQWGPFFIGMILALVVPFIITYLIGKTRKQTITGNNRE from the coding sequence ATGGCTGTCAACCAGCAGTCCGTTGCTAAGATTTTGGAAGCAGTAGGGGGGAAAGATAATATTGCTGCGGTAACCCACTGCGTTACACGCTTAAGATTTGCACTGCAAGATGAATCGGTTATAAACCAAAAAAGCTTGGAAATTAACGAATTAGTAAAGGGTTCTTTTTCCTCAAACGGCCAATTTCAAGTTATTATCGGACCGGGTATTGTAGAGAAAGTTTATGCGGAATTACTTCATCAGACCGGCGGTGAACGCGCTTCCAAAGAAGATATCAAGAATGTTGCCGCACAGAAAATGAATCCGCTTCAACGCGCCATTAAGACATTGGCGGATATCTTCATTCCCATTTTGCCGGCAATCGTAACGGCAGGTTTATTAATGGGGCTTCATAATATCTTAACAGGAAAAGGAATTTTCTTTGCGGATCAATCGCTGATTGAAGTGTACAATCAGTGGCAGGGATTTGCTGAAATCATCAATCTGATTGCGAATACTTCCTTTGTCTTTCTGCCTGGCCTGATCGGCTGGTCTGCCGTAAAAAAATTCGGAGGCAGCCAACTTCTGGGAATTGTTCTGGGACTTATGCTGATTCACCCTGATTTGCTGAACGCTTGGTCATACGGGGATGCTGTTGCCAACGGTACTGTCCCTCACTGGAACCTTTTTGGCCTGCAAATTGAAAAAATAGGGTATCAGGGACAGGTACTGCCAGTTCTCATCGCCGCATTTTGTCTGGCTAAAATTGAAATCTTCTTAAACAAAAGAGTCCCGGACTCATTTAAATTGCTGCTTGTTGCTCCAATTACTTTACTGCTTACCGGTTTTTTATCTTTTATCGTTATCGGCCCTCTGACATTTGCAATTGGGAACCTTATTACATCGGCATTTGTAAGTATCTTCGAACACGCTTCTGTAGTTGGCGGACTCATTTACGGCAGCCTGTATCCGCTGCTGGTAGTAACCGGCATGCACCATGCTTTCCTGGCTGTGGATCTGCAGCTTATTGCCAGCACAGGCAGTACATTTCTATGGCCGATACTGGCTTTGTCCAATATCGCACAAGGATCAGCCGCCCTTGCGGTTATGTTTATATCCAGGGATGAGAAACTTAAAGGAATGTCAATAACTTCTGCTGTATCTGCTTATCTCGGCATTACCGAACCGGCCATGTTTGGAGTGAACTTGCGGCTTCGTTATCCGTTCATCGCCGCTATGATTGGTTCGGCAACCGGAGCGGTGTGTATCACAGCATTTAAAGTTCAGGCAGCATCCATTGGTGTAGGTGGCCTTCCAGGGTTTTTATCTATCTTCCCGAAACAGTGGGGACCTTTCTTCATCGGGATGATCCTGGCTCTGGTTGTTCCGTTTATCATCACTTATCTCATCGGAAAAACAAGAAAACAGACGATAACGGGGAATAATAGGGAATAA
- the treR gene encoding trehalose operon repressor has translation MKQQINKRYMAIYEDIKEKILSGEFGPGHKLPSEHEFCSIYKTSRGTIRSALDLLVEEGMVNRHPGKGVYVLERNAITFSFGGLVSFKEASENNGQSFVTLVPFFTEMIITQELHDKTRLPLGEEVYCLHRIRELDGERIIFDINYFLKEKLTGLTEDIAKDSIYEYMEQQLGLKIGFSQRIIQVEPVTVKDREYLDMESYGFVAVVKNFVHLSDGTLFEYTESRHHPERFIFTDFARRR, from the coding sequence ATGAAACAGCAAATAAACAAACGCTATATGGCCATTTATGAAGATATCAAAGAAAAAATACTTTCAGGTGAATTCGGACCTGGACATAAACTGCCTTCGGAACATGAATTTTGCAGCATCTATAAGACAAGCCGGGGAACGATACGGAGTGCCTTGGATCTTTTAGTTGAAGAAGGTATGGTTAACCGGCATCCGGGCAAAGGGGTTTACGTTCTGGAAAGGAATGCTATTACATTTTCATTTGGCGGACTGGTCAGTTTTAAAGAAGCCAGCGAAAATAACGGTCAGTCTTTTGTCACTTTAGTACCGTTCTTTACGGAGATGATCATTACACAGGAACTTCATGACAAAACCCGACTGCCGCTGGGGGAAGAAGTCTATTGCTTGCATAGAATACGTGAGCTTGATGGAGAGCGTATCATTTTCGACATCAATTACTTCCTGAAAGAAAAACTGACCGGATTAACAGAAGATATAGCGAAGGACTCTATCTATGAATATATGGAACAGCAATTAGGGCTTAAAATCGGATTTTCCCAACGAATTATTCAGGTTGAACCGGTCACGGTCAAGGATCGTGAATACCTGGATATGGAATCTTACGGATTTGTTGCCGTGGTTAAAAACTTCGTCCATTTATCCGATGGGACATTATTTGAATATACTGAATCGCGCCACCACCCGGAACGATTCATTTTTACCGATTTTGCCCGCCGCCGTTAG